The following are encoded in a window of Geobacter metallireducens GS-15 genomic DNA:
- the flgA gene encoding flagellar basal body P-ring formation chaperone FlgA gives MRLAAVIAVLVLVVGTAAFAAPAFQTISNARVKAAIAEFVRQKTDGLGMETTLKRIGFQGDLKVPVGEVSFEVAAPNRWEGWGKANLAVIVRVNDRVERNISVPVEVEALGDTVVVLRALERGDVIGAADVTVQRRDLSTLTGRVYRSADEVIGKRARMPVRANMPLRGDQLEKVPLVKSGQLVTILVENQAMRLTATGKARGNGAEGDIVMVQNLGSLKEVPARVIDAGTVQVDF, from the coding sequence ATGAGATTAGCAGCGGTAATAGCAGTGCTGGTGCTTGTTGTGGGGACAGCGGCGTTTGCCGCCCCGGCCTTCCAGACCATCTCCAATGCCCGGGTGAAGGCGGCCATCGCCGAATTCGTCCGCCAGAAGACCGACGGCCTCGGCATGGAGACGACCCTGAAGCGGATCGGCTTTCAGGGGGATCTGAAGGTCCCCGTCGGCGAGGTCAGCTTCGAGGTGGCCGCTCCGAACCGGTGGGAAGGGTGGGGGAAGGCGAATCTGGCCGTCATCGTCCGGGTAAACGATCGGGTGGAGCGGAACATCTCCGTCCCCGTGGAGGTGGAGGCCCTTGGCGACACGGTGGTGGTGCTCCGGGCTCTGGAGCGGGGCGACGTCATCGGCGCCGCCGATGTGACGGTACAGCGGCGCGACCTCTCGACTCTTACGGGGCGGGTCTACCGGAGCGCGGACGAGGTGATTGGCAAGCGGGCCCGGATGCCGGTGCGCGCCAATATGCCGCTGCGGGGAGACCAGCTCGAAAAGGTGCCCTTGGTCAAGAGCGGCCAGTTGGTCACCATTCTCGTGGAAAACCAGGCCATGCGCCTCACCGCCACTGGCAAGGCCCGGGGCAACGGCGCCGAGGGGGACATCGTCATGGTCCAGAACCTCGGCTCCCTCAAGGAAGTGCCGGCCCGGGTGATTGATGCCGGCACCGTACAGGTGGATTTCTAG
- a CDS encoding flagellar basal body L-ring protein FlgH, whose amino-acid sequence MKRLAVSILCLALAGCAIEKAEVRTPSFDEQLPAPQPSYASGSIWQAASAGIAEDHKARRKGDIITVVIVENASASKQATTDTDRKASISASIPYLMGLEKQKLILGKLTGADLGNLLGASTDSTFGGSGATTRKENLVATMSAKIIDVLPNGNFLIEGRRNVKVNNEDQIIILQGTVRPRDVSPDNTVNSSLIADARITYTGEGVISDRQRPGWLMNFLDYIWPF is encoded by the coding sequence GTGAAACGATTGGCAGTGTCAATACTTTGTCTTGCCCTGGCCGGCTGCGCCATCGAGAAGGCTGAAGTGAGAACCCCCTCCTTTGATGAACAGCTTCCGGCGCCCCAGCCCTCCTACGCCAGCGGCTCCATCTGGCAGGCGGCGTCGGCGGGGATCGCCGAGGACCACAAGGCCCGCAGGAAGGGCGACATCATCACGGTCGTGATCGTCGAGAACGCCAGCGCCAGCAAGCAGGCCACCACCGATACGGACCGCAAGGCCAGCATTTCGGCCAGCATTCCCTACCTCATGGGGCTTGAGAAGCAGAAGCTGATCCTGGGCAAGCTGACGGGCGCCGACCTCGGCAACCTCCTGGGGGCCAGCACCGACTCCACCTTCGGGGGAAGCGGCGCCACCACCCGGAAGGAAAATCTCGTGGCCACCATGAGCGCCAAGATCATCGACGTCCTCCCCAACGGCAACTTCCTCATCGAGGGGCGGCGCAACGTGAAGGTGAACAACGAGGACCAGATCATCATCCTCCAGGGGACCGTGCGTCCCCGGGACGTGTCGCCGGACAACACGGTCAATTCCAGCCTCATCGCCGATGCCCGCATCACCTACACCGGCGAGGGGGTCATCAGCGACCGGCAGCGGCCGGGGTGGTTGATGAATTTCCTTGACTATATCTGGCCGTTTTAA
- a CDS encoding flagellar basal body P-ring protein FlgI, producing MIKRIISIVFLLLTLPQLALAVRIKDIASFDGVRENQLIGYGLVVGLNGTGDSDQTNFPVQSLANVLERMGVTVNRNDITVKNVAAVMVTANLPPFAKQGTRIDTLVSSMGDAKSIAGGTLLMTPLKGADGRVYAVAQGGVLTNSFSYGGQAASAQKNHPTAGRVPNGGLVELELPNVLSDRGQLRLNLHQPDFTTATRIAQAVNERFKGGVAAATDPGAVMMNLPEAYKGRVVEFVADMERLEVRPDAMAKVVLNERTGTIVIGDNVRISTVAVSHGNLTLYIKETPKVSQPAPFSKTGETVVVPRTEIKVNEGGGGLAVVKEGASIGEVVRALNALGVTPRDLIGILQAIKAAGAMQAEVEVI from the coding sequence ATGATTAAACGAATTATCTCCATAGTGTTTCTCCTCCTTACCCTTCCCCAGCTGGCCCTGGCGGTCCGGATCAAGGACATCGCCAGCTTCGACGGGGTGCGGGAGAACCAGCTCATCGGCTACGGCCTTGTGGTGGGGCTCAACGGCACCGGCGACAGCGACCAGACCAACTTCCCGGTCCAGTCCCTGGCGAACGTGCTGGAGCGGATGGGGGTCACGGTGAACCGCAACGACATCACCGTGAAGAACGTGGCCGCCGTCATGGTGACCGCCAATCTTCCCCCCTTTGCCAAGCAGGGGACCCGCATCGACACCCTCGTGTCATCCATGGGCGACGCCAAGAGCATCGCCGGCGGCACCCTCCTCATGACACCCCTCAAGGGTGCCGACGGCCGGGTCTACGCCGTGGCCCAAGGGGGGGTGCTGACCAACTCCTTCTCCTACGGGGGGCAGGCGGCGTCGGCCCAGAAGAACCACCCCACGGCGGGACGCGTCCCCAATGGCGGCCTGGTGGAACTGGAGCTTCCCAACGTGCTGTCCGATCGGGGGCAGCTCCGCCTCAACCTCCATCAGCCCGACTTCACCACCGCCACCCGCATCGCCCAGGCAGTGAACGAGCGGTTCAAGGGGGGCGTTGCCGCGGCCACCGACCCCGGCGCGGTCATGATGAACCTGCCTGAAGCCTACAAGGGACGGGTCGTGGAGTTCGTGGCCGACATGGAGCGCCTGGAAGTGCGTCCCGATGCCATGGCCAAGGTGGTCCTCAACGAGCGGACCGGCACCATCGTCATCGGCGATAATGTCAGAATTTCGACAGTGGCCGTTTCCCACGGGAACCTCACCCTCTACATCAAGGAGACCCCCAAGGTCTCCCAACCCGCGCCCTTCAGCAAGACCGGCGAAACCGTCGTGGTCCCGCGCACCGAGATCAAGGTGAACGAGGGGGGCGGCGGGCTCGCCGTGGTGAAGGAGGGGGCCAGCATTGGCGAGGTGGTCCGGGCCCTCAATGCCCTCGGCGTGACGCCCCGGGATCTGATCGGCATCCTCCAGGCCATCAAGGCCGCCGGGGCCATGCAGGCCGAGGTGGAAGTGATTTAG
- a CDS encoding rod-binding protein, which translates to MQTSISPDTLVQESDASRARQLAARKDNAKAARKVAQEFEAMFVGMMLKSMRETVGKDKLTGGGKGEEMFQSMLDQEYSTAIATSQGGIGLASMIEKQLVREAAPRGEKTPVTVLKGREKK; encoded by the coding sequence ATGCAGACCTCCATTTCTCCCGATACCCTCGTTCAGGAGAGCGATGCCTCCCGCGCCCGGCAACTGGCGGCCCGGAAAGACAACGCCAAGGCTGCCCGTAAGGTGGCCCAGGAGTTCGAGGCCATGTTCGTCGGCATGATGCTCAAGTCGATGCGCGAGACCGTGGGGAAAGACAAGCTCACCGGCGGCGGCAAGGGGGAAGAGATGTTCCAGTCGATGCTCGACCAGGAGTACTCCACCGCCATTGCCACGAGCCAGGGGGGAATCGGGCTTGCCTCCATGATCGAGAAGCAGCTTGTGCGGGAGGCGGCGCCCCGCGGCGAAAAAACGCCGGTTACGGTTTTGAAAGGTAGAGAGAAGAAATGA
- the flgM gene encoding flagellar biosynthesis anti-sigma factor FlgM, with translation MTAINDIVSLSSTAAMRPATGEKQAKPVQAPAAGTVQSSDRVELSLGKVQVERLKEIAPAEETVRTDRVAALKQQVAGGSYTVDSRLVAGKMLALFR, from the coding sequence ATGACTGCAATCAACGATATTGTATCCCTTTCCAGCACCGCCGCCATGCGTCCTGCAACCGGGGAGAAGCAGGCCAAGCCTGTGCAGGCTCCCGCCGCCGGAACGGTCCAGTCCTCCGACCGGGTTGAGCTTTCCCTCGGCAAGGTGCAGGTGGAGCGGCTGAAGGAGATCGCTCCGGCGGAAGAAACCGTTCGCACCGACCGGGTTGCTGCCTTGAAACAGCAGGTGGCCGGCGGCTCCTACACGGTCGACAGCAGGCTTGTGGCCGGCAAGATGCTGGCCCTGTTCCGCTAG
- a CDS encoding flagellar protein FlgN: protein MSQGMTNLADVLHARRASMEEMIRLLAEEREATISCDTERLHEATARKLEVAAAMEVLDGNCRQLMANEAERLGLPANATLSPIIARSAPAEQAELTALQKKIAFLAGEIRQLVDDNRRFLGNSIATINRSLAFFQSRFTVSETYGGSGQMVERGANSSLLRREI from the coding sequence ATGTCACAAGGAATGACGAATCTGGCGGATGTGCTCCACGCCCGCAGGGCGAGCATGGAGGAAATGATCCGGCTTCTGGCGGAAGAGCGGGAGGCAACCATCAGTTGCGATACCGAGCGACTCCACGAGGCAACGGCACGCAAGCTGGAGGTGGCCGCCGCCATGGAAGTGCTCGACGGCAACTGCCGCCAGCTCATGGCCAACGAGGCGGAGCGCCTCGGCCTGCCGGCTAATGCAACCCTCTCTCCCATTATCGCCAGGAGCGCCCCTGCCGAACAGGCTGAACTCACCGCGCTGCAGAAGAAGATTGCGTTCCTTGCTGGCGAGATTCGGCAATTGGTGGACGACAACCGGCGGTTCCTGGGGAACTCCATCGCCACCATCAACCGCTCTCTCGCCTTTTTCCAGAGCCGCTTCACGGTTTCCGAGACCTACGGCGGCTCCGGGCAGATGGTGGAGCGGGGTGCCAACTCCAGTTTACTCCGCAGGGAGATCTAA
- the flgK gene encoding flagellar hook-associated protein FlgK produces MAIQSILDIGKSSLIAQRLALEVTSENITNVNTPGYSRQTTVLATGITTMERGFPMGTGVKVADIQRAYDAFLQSQLSKENTDNGFGTAVLSSMKRTEQLFNDLTTDGLGKAMQNFFNAWQDLTANPQGQPERQAVLSMGQQLVDQFQRINGYLNDVKNEANKSLEGLTSDVNDKIGQIASLNDQIKQIEIQGGHANELRDQRDLLVRQLSSKVGITYVENGDGTLSVSLTLGQPLVIGDKAAKLSLEPDPGNSSYYKIMATSPGGNTAVDISTIAGGPGNAQGEMGGALQVRDTLINGFLSDLDELAYNLANEVNSVHSASYGLTGTTGLNFFNPPAAMAGYSGKGGISLAISKTSDVAAADSDPLTGGTGNNKSASSIASIYDKVLATSGGNLTLEGFFNSLVGKVGVSVQDATRRADQSGGILKQLDNLRESNSGVSLDEELANLVKYQKAYEGAAKLINVGSDMMDTILGLIR; encoded by the coding sequence ATGGCCATACAGAGCATCCTCGACATCGGCAAGTCCAGCCTGATTGCCCAACGGCTCGCCCTTGAGGTGACGAGCGAGAATATCACCAACGTCAATACTCCCGGCTATTCGCGGCAGACAACGGTTCTCGCGACGGGAATCACGACCATGGAGCGCGGGTTTCCCATGGGAACCGGCGTCAAGGTGGCGGATATCCAGCGGGCCTACGACGCCTTTCTGCAGTCGCAACTCTCCAAAGAGAATACCGATAACGGTTTCGGTACGGCGGTTCTCTCCTCCATGAAGCGGACCGAACAACTCTTCAATGATTTAACCACCGACGGCCTTGGTAAGGCGATGCAGAACTTCTTCAACGCCTGGCAGGACCTCACCGCCAACCCCCAGGGGCAGCCCGAGCGTCAGGCGGTTCTTTCTATGGGACAGCAGCTGGTGGACCAGTTTCAGCGGATCAATGGCTACCTCAACGATGTGAAGAACGAGGCCAACAAATCCCTTGAAGGGCTCACTTCGGACGTTAACGACAAAATCGGTCAAATCGCCTCGCTGAACGACCAGATCAAGCAGATCGAGATCCAGGGGGGGCATGCGAACGAGTTGCGTGACCAGCGCGATCTCCTTGTGCGCCAGCTGTCATCGAAGGTCGGGATCACCTATGTGGAAAACGGCGACGGGACTCTGAGCGTTAGCCTTACTCTCGGGCAGCCGCTGGTCATTGGCGACAAGGCGGCAAAACTTTCCCTTGAGCCCGATCCAGGCAACTCCAGTTACTACAAGATCATGGCTACCTCCCCCGGCGGCAATACCGCGGTGGATATCAGCACCATTGCCGGAGGACCCGGCAACGCCCAGGGAGAGATGGGGGGGGCGCTTCAAGTTCGGGATACGCTCATCAACGGCTTTCTCTCCGACCTGGACGAACTGGCGTACAACCTCGCGAACGAGGTGAACAGTGTTCACTCGGCCAGTTACGGCCTCACCGGCACTACGGGACTAAACTTTTTTAATCCTCCTGCTGCGATGGCTGGCTACAGCGGCAAGGGGGGGATTTCTCTCGCCATCTCAAAGACCTCTGACGTCGCTGCCGCCGACAGCGATCCTCTAACCGGCGGCACCGGCAACAACAAGAGTGCCTCCAGTATCGCCAGCATTTATGACAAGGTTCTGGCTACCTCGGGTGGCAATTTGACGCTGGAGGGATTCTTCAACTCCCTAGTCGGCAAGGTGGGAGTGTCGGTGCAGGATGCAACCCGCAGGGCTGACCAGTCGGGCGGAATCCTTAAGCAGCTCGACAATCTGCGCGAGTCCAATTCCGGCGTCTCCCTCGACGAAGAGTTGGCCAACTTGGTCAAGTATCAGAAGGCCTATGAAGGGGCCGCCAAGCTGATCAATGTCGGTTCGGACATGATGGACACCATCCTCGGCCTCATCCGTTAG
- the flgL gene encoding flagellar hook-associated protein FlgL: MRVTQNTTANLVTNNLQTIRKRTEDLQQQASTGYKVSTASDDPVTAQQILHMKSLMTAGDQYARNISNGIAWLTMSEGAMSELGNVITRAKELAVAMSSETNNANSRAAAVNEFKELKAQIITLGNTQLNGRYIFGGFKNDTPPFDASGNFNGTDDAIMVEVDRGSSVQMNYSGGQLIRGTGGGTDIISSLDNIINALGADNTSGVQAELSTLDNALGQVLATRTDLGARMSHFNAANNIVNDMKLSLTKITSDKQDIDLMQVISDLSKQQTAYQAAVAASAKVSQVSLLDYLR, translated from the coding sequence ATGCGTGTAACCCAGAACACTACGGCTAACCTCGTCACCAACAACCTCCAGACCATCCGCAAGAGGACCGAGGATCTGCAACAGCAGGCCTCCACTGGCTACAAGGTCAGTACGGCCAGCGACGATCCGGTGACGGCCCAGCAGATTCTCCACATGAAATCACTCATGACCGCTGGCGATCAGTATGCCCGCAACATTTCAAATGGCATTGCCTGGCTCACCATGAGCGAGGGAGCCATGTCTGAGCTGGGTAACGTCATTACGCGGGCCAAGGAGCTTGCTGTGGCGATGTCGAGCGAAACCAATAACGCCAACTCTCGGGCTGCTGCCGTTAATGAGTTCAAGGAACTCAAGGCCCAGATCATCACCCTCGGCAACACCCAGCTTAACGGCAGATACATCTTCGGCGGCTTCAAGAACGATACCCCTCCCTTCGATGCGTCGGGGAACTTTAACGGCACTGACGACGCCATCATGGTGGAGGTGGACCGGGGTTCTTCCGTACAGATGAACTATTCCGGGGGGCAGTTGATCCGCGGAACCGGCGGGGGAACTGACATTATTTCCAGCCTCGACAATATCATCAATGCACTGGGTGCTGATAATACCAGTGGCGTCCAGGCAGAGCTGTCGACTTTGGATAACGCCTTGGGGCAGGTGCTCGCAACCCGTACCGATCTCGGCGCTCGGATGAGCCATTTTAATGCGGCTAATAATATCGTCAACGACATGAAGCTGAGTCTCACCAAGATTACCTCAGACAAGCAGGATATAGATCTGATGCAGGTCATCAGCGATCTATCCAAGCAGCAGACGGCATATCAGGCGGCAGTGGCTGCTTCGGCAAAGGTTTCACAGGTTTCGCTTCTCGACTACCTCAGGTAA
- the csrA gene encoding carbon storage regulator CsrA, with protein sequence MLVLTRKMGETITIGDQIRIKVVEMKGNQVRLGIEAPGDMRIYREEIYLKVQKENQLAAAWSLEDLESAVNFAGAGKE encoded by the coding sequence ATGCTGGTATTAACGAGAAAAATGGGCGAAACGATCACTATCGGCGATCAGATCAGGATCAAGGTGGTGGAGATGAAGGGGAACCAGGTGCGGCTCGGCATCGAGGCTCCCGGCGACATGCGCATCTACCGGGAGGAGATCTACCTCAAGGTCCAGAAGGAAAACCAACTGGCGGCCGCCTGGAGCCTGGAAGACCTTGAGAGTGCAGTCAACTTTGCCGGTGCCGGGAAGGAGTAA
- a CDS encoding flagellar assembly protein FliW → MKIETSRFGLLDIDDDKIITLPDAMPGFAETRFTLLNPEKHAPFCWLQSVDNPDLAFVMVDARQTLPDYAVSLTSDEYERLSLDEKSNTVVFLVVTLATDPADITVNLQGPIVLNPERMIAKQIVLEGSRFPSRHPLFGIAKGRETVETSCAG, encoded by the coding sequence GTGAAAATTGAAACCTCTCGTTTTGGGCTGCTTGACATTGATGACGATAAGATCATAACTCTGCCGGACGCCATGCCGGGCTTTGCCGAGACCCGCTTCACGCTCCTGAATCCCGAAAAGCACGCACCGTTTTGTTGGCTTCAATCGGTGGACAATCCTGATCTCGCGTTTGTTATGGTGGACGCGCGGCAGACATTACCCGACTACGCAGTTTCCCTTACCTCTGATGAATATGAGCGGTTATCCCTCGACGAAAAGTCGAACACAGTTGTTTTTCTCGTGGTTACGCTCGCCACCGACCCAGCGGACATCACGGTCAATCTCCAGGGGCCCATTGTTCTCAACCCTGAGCGGATGATCGCAAAGCAGATCGTTCTCGAAGGGAGCAGGTTTCCGTCACGGCATCCCCTGTTCGGCATTGCCAAAGGAAGGGAGACCGTCGAGACTTCTTGCGCCGGTTGA
- a CDS encoding flagellin, with translation MALTVNTNVASLNAQRNLASTQVSLNQSLQRLSSGLRINSAADDAAGLAISEGMKAKIRSMNQAVRNANDGVSLVQTAEGALNEVSNILGRMRELSTQAATGTLTTAQRSYINGEFQQLRSEITRIAAATTFNGTNLLSSAKTIKIQIGTGNSSFDKLSIALSSMNASNALLVRGSIGGASGGIAQAMLATLDTAIDKVSKTRAGLGAIQNRLQSTINNLQVAVENTSAAQSRIADADIASETAAMTRANILTQAGTSILAQANQAPQTALSLLR, from the coding sequence ATGGCACTCACAGTCAACACCAACGTCGCATCCCTCAACGCCCAACGCAACCTCGCTTCGACCCAGGTATCCCTCAACCAGTCCCTGCAGCGCCTTTCTTCCGGCCTCCGGATCAATAGCGCCGCCGACGACGCCGCCGGTCTCGCCATTTCCGAGGGGATGAAGGCGAAGATCCGCTCCATGAACCAGGCCGTCCGTAACGCCAACGACGGTGTGTCTCTTGTGCAGACCGCTGAAGGCGCCCTGAACGAAGTGAGCAACATCCTGGGCCGGATGCGCGAACTTTCTACCCAGGCCGCAACCGGCACCCTGACCACCGCTCAGCGTTCCTACATCAACGGTGAATTCCAGCAACTCAGGTCGGAGATTACCCGTATTGCCGCTGCCACCACGTTCAACGGCACGAACCTTCTCAGCTCCGCCAAGACCATCAAGATTCAGATCGGTACCGGCAACAGCTCCTTTGACAAGCTTTCCATTGCCCTGAGCTCCATGAACGCAAGTAACGCACTGCTCGTTAGGGGCAGCATCGGTGGTGCCAGCGGTGGTATTGCCCAAGCCATGCTCGCAACCCTAGACACGGCGATCGACAAGGTTTCCAAGACCCGCGCTGGCCTCGGTGCCATCCAGAACCGCCTCCAGTCCACCATCAACAACCTGCAGGTTGCCGTGGAGAATACCTCGGCTGCACAATCCCGGATTGCCGACGCCGATATCGCGTCGGAAACCGCTGCCATGACTCGTGCCAATATCTTGACTCAGGCAGGCACCTCTATTCTGGCACAAGCCAACCAGGCTCCGCAGACAGCTTTGAGCCTGCTTCGCTAA
- a CDS encoding ISL3-like element ISGme5 family transposase, whose translation MSYSDVIAIAGGWEGYRVAGTRTIVTGDAKRIEVELIALSQDEMVCGSCGGRCTSVHETTKRVIRDLPILDAQTYLIVHRRRLLCPQCGPTLERLSWLAKYARVTRRLAESVARLCGVVSVKHVAQYLGLSWDQVKEIDKRSLTERVGTVDLSNIEVLGMDEFALHKGHRYATVIIEPYRKEVLWIGKGRSRESIRPFFTQLGPHGCKRLKAVVMDMNASYEEEIKQHSPQADIVYDLFHVVAKYGREVIDRVRVDEANRLKEDKKARKVVKTSRWLLLRNSENVKGDDMLRLQELLEANRSLLTVYLLKDDLKQLWKFTCIEEAGLFWEQWHQRAMESGIPPLILFARRLKGYLQGILNHCLWPLHTGILEGINNKIKVIKRMAYGFRDHEYFFLKIRAAFPGIPG comes from the coding sequence TTGTCGTATTCCGATGTTATCGCAATTGCGGGAGGGTGGGAAGGATATCGTGTTGCTGGGACACGCACTATCGTCACAGGTGATGCCAAACGGATCGAGGTAGAACTGATTGCCCTGTCCCAGGATGAGATGGTGTGTGGCTCGTGCGGCGGGCGTTGCACAAGCGTCCATGAAACGACCAAGCGCGTAATTCGAGATTTGCCGATTCTCGATGCTCAGACTTATCTGATCGTTCACCGCCGCAGGCTGCTGTGCCCTCAGTGTGGGCCAACGCTGGAGCGTCTGTCATGGCTGGCGAAATACGCCCGCGTGACGCGCAGGCTTGCAGAGAGCGTAGCGCGACTGTGTGGTGTCGTGTCTGTGAAGCACGTGGCGCAGTATCTGGGGCTTTCTTGGGACCAGGTGAAGGAAATCGACAAGCGCTCACTCACAGAGCGGGTCGGCACCGTCGACCTCTCAAACATCGAAGTTCTCGGGATGGATGAGTTCGCCCTTCACAAGGGGCACCGCTATGCGACGGTTATCATCGAGCCATACCGTAAGGAAGTCTTATGGATCGGCAAAGGCAGGAGTCGCGAGAGTATCCGTCCTTTCTTCACGCAGCTTGGCCCACATGGCTGTAAACGGCTCAAAGCGGTCGTGATGGATATGAACGCATCATATGAGGAGGAAATCAAGCAGCACTCGCCCCAGGCAGACATAGTCTACGACCTGTTCCATGTGGTGGCGAAGTATGGCAGGGAAGTGATCGACAGGGTGCGAGTCGATGAGGCAAACCGCCTGAAGGAAGACAAGAAGGCACGGAAGGTAGTCAAAACATCGCGGTGGTTGCTGCTACGAAACAGCGAGAACGTCAAGGGCGACGACATGCTTCGCCTCCAGGAACTGTTGGAGGCAAACCGCAGCCTCCTTACGGTCTACCTGCTCAAAGACGATCTGAAGCAACTGTGGAAGTTTACCTGCATTGAAGAGGCGGGACTATTCTGGGAGCAGTGGCACCAAAGGGCGATGGAGAGTGGAATACCGCCACTCATCCTGTTTGCCCGCCGGCTAAAGGGCTATCTCCAAGGAATCCTCAACCACTGCCTCTGGCCCCTTCACACCGGAATCCTCGAAGGCATCAATAACAAGATCAAGGTGATCAAAAGAATGGCCTACGGCTTCCGGGATCACGAATACTTCTTTCTCAAGATCAGAGCCGCTTTCCCCGGAATTCCCGGATGA
- the fliD gene encoding flagellar filament capping protein FliD, which produces MANISISGLVTGLDSSSIISQLMQLERTPERIMKAKQQKYQNQISEFQKIETALKSFQKVVKGFNTLGNFKSMQTTVADNSVLTASGSSTATPGTHTVQVTTLAKNQRQVSMGVASQTDKVFNTGSFTITDSAGKTTTVSIAEGQNSLGDIVSAINTSGANVTASIINDGSPTPYRLVVTGKDTNNYTLDFSGLTTPPAGGTGSLLPTMLGPSDPSYQAGTAATLVVDGITMTKTSNTVTDAIQGITLNLLKEGSTTTVNVANDTSAVTNKINEFISSYNDVINLVNKQSIYNPDTKTAGVLSGDSTVRTIQSKLQSLLSTTVSGVTGPYTSLASLGITSDKKDGTLSVDSTALSSALSTNFEAVADLFTHNTGTYTTLPSNQYGIAQQFNLAIDSMVSPYIGTGVSTNGLIETRIKGLNTSISDINDQIDSLESRIEKMQSNLQLQFTNMETTVSKLQTQGNSLLSYLSKL; this is translated from the coding sequence ATGGCTAACATCTCAATCAGCGGTTTGGTAACGGGCCTTGACAGCTCGTCGATCATCTCTCAGCTTATGCAGCTGGAACGGACACCTGAGAGGATCATGAAGGCGAAGCAACAGAAATATCAGAACCAAATTTCAGAGTTTCAGAAGATAGAAACAGCCCTCAAGAGCTTTCAGAAGGTTGTGAAGGGATTTAATACTCTTGGCAATTTTAAATCAATGCAGACAACAGTGGCAGACAATTCCGTCCTCACTGCGTCTGGCTCCAGTACTGCCACGCCGGGAACCCATACAGTACAGGTGACGACCTTGGCAAAAAACCAACGCCAAGTATCCATGGGCGTCGCCAGCCAGACGGACAAGGTTTTCAATACCGGGAGCTTCACCATTACTGACAGTGCAGGCAAGACCACGACGGTCAGTATTGCTGAAGGGCAGAATTCCCTTGGGGATATAGTGTCGGCAATCAACACCTCTGGTGCTAATGTTACCGCATCTATCATCAATGATGGGTCACCAACCCCCTACCGTTTGGTTGTGACAGGCAAGGATACGAATAACTACACACTGGATTTCTCTGGTTTGACAACTCCTCCTGCCGGGGGGACCGGTTCGTTGCTCCCAACCATGCTTGGGCCGTCGGATCCGTCGTATCAGGCCGGCACCGCTGCAACTTTGGTTGTCGATGGTATCACCATGACGAAAACGTCGAATACTGTCACCGATGCTATCCAAGGGATAACATTGAACCTGCTGAAAGAGGGCAGCACCACTACTGTTAACGTTGCTAACGATACGAGTGCAGTCACAAATAAAATTAATGAATTCATATCTTCATATAACGATGTTATCAATTTGGTAAACAAACAATCTATCTATAACCCGGACACGAAGACTGCAGGCGTGCTCTCAGGAGATTCGACAGTAAGGACAATACAGTCAAAGCTCCAGTCACTCCTGTCTACAACCGTTTCAGGCGTTACTGGACCCTACACCAGTCTTGCCAGTCTCGGGATAACCTCGGACAAGAAAGACGGGACTCTCTCAGTCGATTCCACGGCCCTGTCCTCGGCACTTTCCACTAATTTTGAAGCTGTTGCCGATCTTTTTACCCATAACACGGGAACCTACACGACGTTGCCAAGTAATCAGTATGGCATTGCGCAACAGTTTAATCTCGCAATAGACTCGATGGTGAGTCCCTATATAGGTACTGGCGTGTCAACTAACGGACTCATTGAGACGCGTATCAAGGGCCTTAATACTTCAATATCTGACATCAATGACCAGATTGATTCGCTTGAAAGCCGTATAGAGAAGATGCAGTCTAATCTTCAACTTCAGTTTACCAATATGGAAACTACCGTCAGCAAATTACAGACCCAGGGTAATTCACTTCTAAGCTACCTGAGCAAGCTGTAA